The following proteins come from a genomic window of Pyxidicoccus sp. MSG2:
- a CDS encoding MG2 domain-containing protein, whose protein sequence is MTFQVPRALRALLSLGFVALLALLSPRVLAARATTRSLGGANRYVTHVTTDKPLYRPGEQVLARGLVLEALSRKPYAGSLQAQLEVRGPKGDVVTTSTVSTADAVWGYGWPIPAGQPGGEYTLRVTYPWTGAAPAERKFDVRAYRAPRLKSQIEFLRDGYGPGDTVTATLDVKRAEGGVPEGAKVTATALVDGVTAAQVPCTVDGKGRCTVRFPLPAAMERGEGTLAFTIEDGGVVESAAKTIPILLQTLDLVVYPEGGDLVAGLTSRVYFEARTPAKKPADLSGRVVEVGTGRVVARVRSEHEGRGRFELTPQAGVKYALRIDAPSGIKKSFPLPEVKPRGAIIRTREDVVPAGRLVQLAVGLSGVGRATVTLSQREVRVASAVLGDEQGGPVTLDPGEADGVLVATVWDHDGRPLAERLVFRQPSKEVTVELKADRKRYVPGGPVQLTARTTRDGKPVSALVMLTVTDDAVLELQEKRDQAPQLPVMVLLESEVKELADAQLYLDAKNPKSKLAVDLLLGTQGWRRFALTDTQGFLARHGDAAMRVLAVRWPQEPVRRPRPSTGRGIGRGAMDDRKAMAGLASQRPAAARMEREEMVEDAELADEGAGMALGAVQPEMAPVADAVAVPPPAQAPGAPAAFAPPDADGPAPVIELKEEEAPREKVARRAKRDLSADERQVLMGQLVYLREFAHTVRPNRKAGDRVDFAETLYWNAGVRTDARTGEARVSFAMSDSVTTFKAFAGAVGGDGALGSAVAELESVQPFYAEPKLPLEVTSGDVVRLPVALVNGTEAKLAGAGVKVEVKGNVKVTGSRNLDLASQERARQLFSLEIGQEAQPVDVKLTASAGEYTDVVTRTLSIKPRGFPGRVSFGGLLSPKAPAAHRVVLPESVVPGSVRTSIAIYPGPLANMTESLARLIQEPYGCFEQTSSTTYPMTMAQQYFQTHTGVNPELVASAREKLERGYQRLVGYETSERGYEWFGQNPGHEALTAFGLLHFTDMLQVREVDTAMLERTREWLLQQRDGQGGFNRKRRALHVWVEDPDTSNAYILWTLLESAGKPAAQAKELAKEVASLKAAAAKSTNSYVVALAANAMALAGDTSEARTLMGRLSSLQGKDGVVGGSTQSIVGSSGETLNIETTALAALAWMRDSSYVGNVERAMKFLAESSDGGRYGTTQSTVLALRAIIAYDKARASKLTPGLVRVYVEGRPVGEPVRFDGSTQEALKLPDVGALLGAGERRVELRMEGGAELPYSVEVTYNALVPDSSKETPVALEVVLAKTDLTEGEPTEARVVIANRTGQKLPTAVAIFGVPGGLEVRHDQLKELVKRQVVDAYEVLGRDVVLYWRGMEPRKRIDVPVSLVAAVPGTYTGPASRAYLYYADEHKTWSEGVKVSIAAKP, encoded by the coding sequence ATGACCTTCCAAGTCCCGCGCGCCTTGCGCGCTCTCCTGTCCCTGGGCTTTGTCGCCCTCCTCGCGTTGCTGTCACCCCGTGTCCTCGCAGCCCGGGCCACCACACGCTCGCTTGGCGGTGCGAACCGGTATGTGACGCACGTCACCACCGACAAGCCGCTCTACCGCCCCGGAGAGCAGGTGCTGGCGCGCGGCCTGGTGCTGGAGGCGCTGAGCCGCAAGCCGTACGCGGGCTCGCTCCAGGCGCAACTGGAGGTGCGGGGGCCCAAGGGGGACGTCGTCACCACCAGCACGGTGTCCACGGCGGACGCCGTCTGGGGGTACGGGTGGCCCATTCCCGCCGGCCAGCCCGGTGGCGAGTACACCCTGCGCGTCACCTACCCGTGGACGGGCGCGGCCCCCGCGGAGCGGAAGTTCGACGTGCGCGCGTACCGGGCCCCCCGGCTCAAGTCGCAGATTGAGTTCCTCCGCGACGGCTACGGGCCGGGTGACACCGTCACCGCCACGCTGGACGTGAAGCGCGCGGAGGGCGGCGTGCCCGAGGGCGCGAAGGTGACGGCCACCGCGCTCGTCGACGGCGTCACCGCGGCGCAGGTGCCGTGCACGGTGGACGGGAAGGGGCGTTGCACGGTGCGCTTCCCGCTGCCGGCGGCGATGGAGCGCGGTGAGGGCACGCTGGCCTTCACCATCGAGGACGGGGGCGTGGTGGAGTCCGCGGCGAAGACGATTCCCATCCTCCTCCAGACGCTGGACCTGGTCGTGTACCCGGAGGGCGGCGACCTGGTGGCGGGCCTCACCTCGCGCGTCTACTTCGAGGCGCGCACGCCCGCGAAGAAGCCGGCGGACCTCTCGGGCCGGGTGGTGGAGGTGGGCACCGGCCGCGTGGTCGCCAGGGTGCGCTCGGAGCACGAGGGCCGTGGCCGCTTCGAGCTGACCCCGCAGGCCGGCGTGAAGTACGCGCTGCGCATCGACGCGCCGTCGGGCATCAAGAAGAGCTTCCCGCTGCCGGAGGTGAAGCCCAGGGGCGCCATCATCCGCACGCGCGAGGACGTGGTGCCCGCGGGCCGGCTGGTGCAGCTCGCGGTGGGCCTGTCCGGCGTGGGCCGCGCGACGGTGACGCTGAGCCAGCGCGAGGTGCGCGTCGCCTCGGCGGTGCTCGGGGACGAGCAGGGCGGGCCGGTGACGTTGGACCCGGGCGAGGCGGACGGCGTGCTCGTCGCCACGGTGTGGGACCACGACGGTCGGCCGCTCGCGGAGCGACTGGTGTTCCGCCAGCCCTCGAAGGAAGTCACCGTCGAGCTGAAGGCGGACCGCAAGCGCTACGTGCCCGGCGGCCCGGTGCAGCTCACGGCCCGCACCACGCGCGACGGCAAGCCCGTCTCCGCGCTGGTGATGCTCACCGTCACGGATGACGCGGTGCTGGAGCTCCAGGAGAAGCGAGACCAGGCGCCGCAGCTTCCGGTGATGGTGCTGCTGGAGTCCGAGGTGAAGGAGCTGGCCGACGCGCAGCTCTACCTCGACGCGAAGAATCCGAAGTCGAAGCTGGCGGTGGACCTGCTGCTGGGGACGCAGGGCTGGCGGCGCTTCGCGCTGACCGACACGCAGGGCTTCCTCGCCCGGCACGGTGACGCGGCGATGCGTGTGCTCGCGGTGCGCTGGCCGCAGGAGCCCGTCCGCAGGCCCAGGCCTTCCACCGGCAGGGGCATCGGACGCGGCGCCATGGATGACCGGAAGGCCATGGCCGGGCTGGCGTCCCAGCGGCCGGCGGCGGCCCGGATGGAGCGGGAGGAGATGGTGGAGGACGCGGAGCTCGCCGACGAGGGGGCCGGCATGGCCCTCGGTGCCGTGCAACCGGAGATGGCGCCTGTCGCCGACGCGGTTGCCGTGCCGCCCCCGGCCCAGGCGCCCGGGGCTCCGGCTGCCTTTGCCCCGCCTGACGCGGACGGCCCGGCTCCCGTGATCGAGTTGAAGGAAGAGGAAGCACCGAGGGAGAAGGTGGCCCGGCGCGCGAAGCGGGACCTGAGCGCCGATGAGCGGCAGGTCCTCATGGGGCAGCTGGTCTACCTCCGCGAGTTCGCGCACACGGTGCGGCCGAACCGCAAGGCGGGCGACCGGGTGGACTTCGCGGAGACGCTCTACTGGAACGCCGGGGTGCGCACGGATGCCCGCACCGGCGAGGCGCGGGTGTCTTTCGCGATGAGCGACTCGGTGACGACGTTCAAGGCCTTCGCGGGAGCGGTGGGCGGTGACGGTGCACTCGGCTCGGCGGTGGCGGAGCTGGAGTCGGTGCAGCCGTTCTACGCGGAGCCCAAGCTGCCCCTCGAAGTCACGTCGGGAGACGTGGTGCGGCTGCCGGTGGCGTTGGTGAACGGGACGGAGGCGAAGCTGGCGGGGGCGGGGGTGAAGGTGGAGGTGAAGGGGAACGTGAAGGTCACCGGCAGCCGCAACCTGGACCTGGCCTCGCAGGAGCGGGCCCGGCAGCTCTTCTCGCTGGAGATTGGCCAGGAGGCGCAGCCGGTGGACGTGAAGCTCACCGCGAGCGCCGGTGAGTACACGGACGTCGTCACCCGCACGCTGTCCATCAAGCCCCGGGGTTTCCCGGGCCGCGTGTCCTTCGGCGGGCTGCTGTCGCCGAAGGCCCCTGCCGCGCACCGGGTGGTGCTCCCGGAGAGCGTGGTGCCCGGCAGCGTGCGCACGTCCATCGCCATCTACCCCGGCCCGCTGGCGAACATGACGGAGTCTCTGGCCCGCCTCATCCAGGAGCCCTACGGCTGCTTCGAGCAGACCAGCTCCACGACGTACCCGATGACGATGGCGCAGCAGTACTTCCAGACGCACACCGGCGTGAATCCGGAGCTGGTGGCGAGCGCCCGCGAGAAGCTGGAGCGGGGCTACCAGCGACTGGTGGGCTACGAGACGTCCGAGAGGGGCTACGAGTGGTTCGGGCAGAACCCGGGCCACGAGGCGCTGACCGCGTTCGGCCTGCTGCACTTCACGGACATGCTCCAGGTGCGCGAAGTGGACACGGCGATGCTGGAGCGCACGCGCGAGTGGCTCCTCCAGCAGCGGGACGGGCAGGGCGGCTTCAACCGCAAGCGCCGCGCGCTGCACGTGTGGGTGGAGGACCCGGACACGTCGAACGCGTACATCCTCTGGACGCTGCTGGAGAGCGCGGGCAAGCCGGCCGCGCAGGCGAAGGAGCTGGCGAAGGAGGTGGCCTCGCTGAAGGCCGCGGCGGCGAAGAGCACCAACAGCTACGTGGTGGCGCTGGCGGCCAACGCCATGGCGCTCGCTGGTGACACCTCCGAGGCCCGGACGCTGATGGGTCGGCTCTCGTCCCTGCAGGGCAAGGACGGCGTGGTGGGCGGCTCGACGCAGTCCATCGTGGGCAGCTCGGGGGAGACGCTGAACATCGAGACCACCGCGCTGGCGGCGCTGGCCTGGATGCGTGACTCCTCCTACGTGGGCAACGTGGAGCGCGCGATGAAGTTCCTCGCGGAGTCCAGCGACGGCGGCCGCTACGGGACGACGCAGAGCACGGTGCTCGCGCTGCGCGCCATCATCGCCTACGACAAGGCGCGCGCCTCCAAGCTCACCCCGGGCCTGGTGCGCGTCTACGTGGAGGGCCGTCCGGTGGGCGAGCCGGTCCGCTTCGACGGCTCCACGCAGGAAGCGCTCAAGCTGCCCGACGTGGGCGCGCTGCTCGGCGCGGGTGAGCGCCGCGTGGAGCTGCGGATGGAGGGCGGCGCGGAGCTGCCGTACTCGGTGGAAGTCACCTACAACGCGCTGGTGCCGGACAGCTCGAAGGAGACGCCGGTGGCGCTGGAGGTGGTGCTGGCGAAGACGGACCTCACCGAGGGCGAGCCCACCGAGGCGCGGGTGGTGATTGCCAACCGGACGGGCCAGAAGCTGCCCACGGCGGTGGCCATCTTCGGCGTGCCGGGCGGGCTGGAGGTGCGGCATGACCAGCTCAAGGAGCTGGTGAAGCGGCAGGTGGTGGATGCGTACGAGGTGCTCGGGCGCGACGTCGTCCTGTACTGGCGCGGCATGGAGCCCCGCAAGCGCATCGACGTGCCGGTGTCCCTGGTGGCCGCGGTGCCCGGCACGTACACGGGCCCGGCCAGCCGCGCGTACCTGTACTACGCGGACGAGCACAAGACGTGGAGCGAGGGCGTGAAGGTCTCCATCGCCGCGAAGCCGTAG